GTTCTCTGGCCTTTGCCACCAAAGCGTCTTCAATTTCCCTGCCGGTCAGGTCATGGGCATGGATGATGCGTTTGACGGAATGCCCGCCTTCCCGGCCCATGGAAAAATCGAATTTACCCGTGCCCGCCATGCTGAACCGGGCACCCAGATCCACCAGCTCCCGGATCCGGTCCGGCCCGTTTTCCACCACCATTTTCACTACTTCCCGGTTACACAGTCCATCCCCGGCTTTGAGGGTATCCGCCACGTGCAGATCAAAAGAATCCTGCTTTCCGAACACGGCTGCCACCCCGCCCTGGGCCAGGGCCGTGTTGCTCTGCTGAATATTTTTCTTGGTAATAATGGTAACACGCCCGTGTTCAGCGGCCTTTAATGCATAACTCAATCCGGCGATGCCACTGCCGATCACCAGAAAATCGGTTTTTCGGATCATAATAATGAATGTCTCTTTTTCTTCCGGGTACTCAGCCCGAGGATCAATCCCACAATAAACACGCCGGCCCCGCTCAGAAACCACAGCATGGCTTCATTGTTCAAATTTTCCTTTAGCATTGAAATCTGCTGTGCCTGCTCTTTTGACAATTGAACCAGGGCCTGGTATTTTTCATTGAGTTCCATAAAATCAGCAGATGCCTGCTTCAAATCCCGGTATTTTTTTTCGATATCCGCCAACGCGTCATTTTTTTCAGCCAGGGTCTGATTCTGTGTGTCAAGTTTTTCAAGTGCGTCTGCCAGGTCTTTATTTTCTTTTTTCAGCGTTTCAACCTGAAACGTCAACGGCTTGTCTTCTGTCAGAAAACGGGTCAATACCCATCCCTGTTTTTGGTTTTCTGTCTGAACCAGAGACCAGTCCGATTGATACTCCATCACTTCCAGCCGGGAACCGGATTCCAGCATGGCCAAAATTTTATGTTCGACTCCCGGCCCGGTGCGCATGGTGATTTTGGTAATCCCGCTCACATACATTTCCTGAGCCCCGACCCCGGACACCCACCCCCATACGCACAGGATAACGAATATTTTCATCCATTTGATCATTTAGATTTTGCATACTCCTTTTATTGTTTTATTGACATGGTTATTTCATTACCATTGCAGTTCCGGTTTATCAACCCGAAATCACGTTATCCATCACAATCCATGTTTTTCTTTTTGCTATACGAAAAAGATTTCAAATTTGAAAAGATATGACTATAATGGCAAAAATTTTTCGTTTCAAAATAAAATATGGCAGCAGGATTTCGCAAACCCGTGTACCCGAACAAAGGAGACCCATGATGGAGAAATGGCAGACCCCTTACTGGCCGGAAGGCGTGGCCCATGATGTGACCAATTACCATTATCCGCTGACCCAGGTCCTGGACCGGACGGCACAAAAGTATCCCGGCAACGTGTATACGATTTTCAACGGCGCATCCAGAACCTATGCCCAGGTTAAGGATACGGCCGACAGAATCGCCAATTTCCTTGCCGCCAACGGCATAAAACAAGGAGACAAGATTGCGATTTTTCTTCCCAACATTCCTCATTTTCCGGAAGTGCTTTTCGGGATTTTGAAAGCCGGTGCCGTGGCCGTCAACTGTAACCCCATCTATACGCCCAAAGAACTCCATTACCAGCTGAACGATTCAGGATCCAAAATGGTGTTCTGTATGGACCATCCCGAATTTTACGCCAACACCCAGGAAGCCATTAAAGACACTCAGGTGCAAACTGTGATCGTGTGCAACGTCAAATCCTACCTGCCCCGGCTCAAGGCGTTTATCGGCGGCCTGCTGGGTAAAATCCCCAAGGCGGACAAAATCGACCCCGGCCATCACATGTTTGACGACATTGTGGCAGCATCGTCTCCAAACCCGCCGGACATCACGGTATCTCCCGAAGAAGACACGGCCATCATGCTGTACACCGGCGGCACCACAGGCGTTCCCAAGGGTGCGGAACTCACCCACACCAATTTCACCTACAACCTGGAAGCCTGCGAAGAATACTTCCGGCTGGTGCATGAACCCGGCAAAAAAGCGGAAAAAATGCGCCACGGCGGATACCACACTTACTTAGGGGTGCTGCCCTGGTACCACAGTTTCGGCATCACCAGTGCACTGTTGTTTTCCGCTTTGTCCGGCAGCCGGCTCATCTGCATTCCGGATCCCCGGGCCGGGAATCCGCCCTTCACCGGGGTGATGGAAGCCGTACAGAAATACAAACCCACTTTTATCACGGCCGTGCCCACCATTTTTGTGGCGTTCACCAACTATCCGCATCTGGAAAAATATGATATCTCCTCCATCATGGGGTGCCTGTCCGGCGGGGCCCCGCTGCCGCCGGAAGTATGCCGGCAGTTTGAAGAAAAAACCGGGTCCATTATTTTTGAAGCATACGGCCTGACGGAAACCGCCCCTGCCGCCTGTATCAACCCCTCTTTCAAGGAAACCCGGAAAATCGGTTCCATCGGGTTTCCCCTGCCGGGCACGGATGTCAAAATCCTGGACCTGGAAGACGGCACCCAAGAAGTGCCGACGGGAGAAAACGGGGAACTGGCCATCTGCGGCCCTCAGGTGATGAAAGGATACTGGAACAGACCCGATGCCAATGAAGAGGTGTTTGTGACCATTGACGGGAACCGCTATTTTCTCACCGGCGATATCGGATTCATCGACAAAAACGGATATATCATTATCACAGACCGCAAAAAAGACATGATCATTGTGGGCGGTTTCAATGTGTATCCCCGGGAAGTGGAAGATGTTCTCTACACCCATCCCAAGGTGGAACTGGCCGCCGTGGTGGGGGTGCCGGACGAAAAAAGTGGCGAAAAAGTCAAGGCGTTCATCAAATTCAAACAGGGGGAGACCGCCACAAAAGAAGAAATCGATGCCTTTTGCAAGGAAAACATGGCCGGATACAAGCGGCCAAGATTTATCGAGTTCAAAGAGGACATCCCGCTGTCCAATGTGGGCAAGGTGCTGCGCCGGGTATTGCGGGACGAGGAGATCAACCGGTAATGATCTGAACGGCTTCCGCCGCCAGGGTCAGACCGAATATGCCCGGGATCCAGGGAATCGTGCCCATGGGCGGCCGTTGCCGGCCGTGACCGGCACTGTTTCCCGGATCTTGTGCTTCTTGTTCGGGCAAAATCTTTGCATCCGGTGACAAAACCGGGGGTTCCAACGAGTACACGCACCGGATTCCCGTGAACACGCCCCGGCGATGCAGCCGGCGGCGTACCACCCGGGCCAGGGGGCACACCTGTGTGTCGCTGATATCGCCGGTTCTGATTTGGGACACATCTTTACGACCGCCGGCCCCCATGGAAGAGACCACACAAAGATCCATCTGCCGGGCCGCCACCAGCAGATTGACCTTGGAATTCAGCCCGTCTATGGCATCCACCACCACGTCCAGATCCGGAGACAACAGTGTATCCAGGCTGTCTTCATTCACAAAGGTATCACAGATGTCCACATCACAGGCCGGATAAATGTCATGAACCCGGACTCTGGCGATCTCTGCCTTTTTTTCGCCCAAAGTGGAATGAAGCGCATACAGCTGCCGGTTGATATTGGACATGTCCACCCGGTCAAAATCCACCAGGCGCAGATACCCCACCCCGGCTCTGGCCAATGCTTCAACCGCAAAAGACCCCACCGCGCCCAACCCGAACACCGCTACTCTGGCATGTCCCAGTTTTGTCACGGCCTGTGTGCCCATCAGACGGGCGGTCCTGTCAAACTGATTCATATCCGGCATACGCACCAATCAATCCTATTTCTGGCGGTAAGATTATTGTACCACGAAGATCACGAAGCGCACGAAGAAAGGGTCTCTTCGTGATCTTCGTGATCTTCGTGGTTTCATAAAAAATCAAATCACCCCCGCTGCCGGGATGATCGGGCCAAACACGGCCCGCGCATTGGCATAGGCCTGACCGACAAAATCAACGACCGGCACACCGGCCCGGGCCGCCGCGATCCGGGCGATGGCCGGCAGGTTTTTGGGTTCATTAAGACCATGGGGATCCGGGTCCGGCACACTGGGATAGATATCCGGGGCATCGGTTTCCAGCAGGATCCGGTCCCCGGGCACGGCCTTCAGGGCGTTCACCACTTTTTTGGCCCCGGGCCGGGTCACGGACCCGGAAAAAGAGATATACAGGTTATACCGGATCAATAATTTCACCATCTCTGCGGATCCGGAAAAAGAGTGCACCAAACCCGGAGTTTTCAAAGGGCCTGTTTTTTTCAGCAACCGGATAAACGGGTCCCAGGCCTTTCGGATGTGAATGTTGATGGGCCGTTCCAGATCCTGAGCCAGGGTCAGGTGCCAGGTGAATACGGCCAGTTGCCCGTCCCGGTCCGCGTGTTTGTCCATGAAATCCAGCCCCGTTTCTCCGATGCCGCAGGATTTGGCGACCACCCGGTCCCCCAGCACCTGCTGCCATTTAGGTGTCAAAGCATCCAGAAACCAGGGGTGGATGCCGTAACAGGGAACAATGGCCGGGTACTGGCGGGCCAGCGTTGCCGTGGCCTCAAAATTTTCTTCCATGGTGGCACAGGACACCATATGGGTCACCCCGGCATCTGCAGCCCTTTGAACAATGCCGGGGACATCTTTCACAATCCGGTGATCATGCAGATGGCAATGGGCATCCGCGTATTGCAGGATGGGTTCCGATGTCATGATCCAGGTCTTTTTCTGATAATGGTTTCACAGATATCCGCCACCGTGCCCGCGGCTGTCCGGATGTCCCACCGGGTTTTGTCCCTGTCTCCCACCCGGTTGGAAGCGGCCCGAATCTCTGCCATGGGCACCTGATACAACCCTGCCACATGGGCGGCTGCCGCGCCTTCCATGGATTCCATCACCGCGCGGTACGCATGGGACAGGGCGTTCGCCTTTTCCGGGGACCCGGTAACTGCCGATACCGTGATAAACGGGCCCTGGCCCACCCGGCAGTTCAGGGACCGGGTCAATTGGTCTTTGCAGGCATGGGCCAGTTTCAGGTCCAGTGTGTAAATTCCCTGCCGGGTAAGGCCCTGACCGGCAATCAGGTCAAACGGCAGCGGAGACAGGCGCGAACATGCCGCATGTGTCCCGGGCCGGGAGAGATCCACCCCGGCGTGCACATACGTGTCTTTCACTGCCACGGCCGCATCCCCGATATCCAGACCCGTGCCGACAAACACCCCGGCAATCCCGGTGTGAAGAATGAACTGAGGCCGGAACCGTTCCAGACAGGCCGTCAGTGCCCATACGGCGTTAAACACCCCGGGACCGGATATGACCAGATGCCAGGATCGATCCGGGCTGACCATCACATCCGGGTTCCCGGGAGTATCCCCCATGGATTCGGCCGGGTGACGCGCCAGAAATGCGGCCATTTCCAGCCGGGTGGCACACAGAATCAGCACCGGCGCGGCCATGGCATCACTTTGACAGATGATGATGAAGGGCCATCAGAGCCATGTGATACCCAAAATGTCCGAACCCGGTGATCTGACCCGTTACCATGTCCGACAGCAGCGAGGTGTGACGAAAAGATTCCCGCTTGTAGATATTGGACAGATGCACTTCCACCACGGGGCAGGTCAGCATGGCCAGGGCATCTCTTAATACCACGCTGGTATGGGTGAGCCCGCCGGGGTTGATGATCACCCCGGCGGATGACATTTCGTAAATCCGGTGAATTTCATCCACCAGGGCCCCTTCGTGATTGGACTGAAAAAAATGCAAAGACAGGCCCAGGGGTTGTGCTTTTTTTGTCAGTTCCCCGTGGATCTGATCCAGGGTAAGGGAGCCGTAAATTTCCGGCTCCCGTTTTCCCAGCATATTCAGATTGGGACCGTTTAAAACAAAGATATCAGACACCGGCTGCCGCCTTGAACCCCAGGTCAAACGCCTTGAGGTTCACATCCAGGAATGCGGGTTTGACCCGGCGCCTGATGGCTTCCTCCACCACATCCCGGTCAAATCCCAAAGCCCCGGTCTGAACCAGGGCCCCTAACAGCACGATATTGACACTCATGGGACTACCCGCCTCCCGGGCCAGAGACATGGCATCAATGGCCACCAGTCCGGCGGTTTTGGCCTGGATCAGTTGTTTGATCTCCTCCACGTCCGGATACGTGCCCAGCCCGACCGCCACGGTAAAGGGCGGCACGGGCGCGGTATTGGTAATCACCTGGGTCGTTTTATTGCACCGTTTGATGGCCCGCAGGGTCTCGGCCGGTTCAAATCCCAAAAGAATATCAGCTTCCCCGTCCGAAATAATGGAGCTTTCCGCGTCTCCGAAAACCATGGCGGATTCCACCACGCCTCCCCGCTGGGCCATGCCGTGAATTTCACTCATGCGCACGGGCACTCCGGCAAGCAATGCGGCCTCACCCAGCACCTTGGATGCCAGAAGATTGCCCTGCCCGCCGACGGCTACAATGATAAGTCTGGTTGTTTCCATATATTCACATCCTTGTATTTTCAAGTTATTGCTTCAGGGGCCGGATGGCGTTCTCCGGACAGATCTGGGCACAGACGGCACAGCCCACACAGGTGTTGGCATCAATGGCCACGCGATTGTCCTTGTCCAGGTAAAAGGACGGACAGGCAATGGTGGTGATGCAGTCCCGGTGATCCACGCATTTGTCAGACACCATAAACGGCCTGATTTTTTTCAGCTTCAGGCTTTTGGCATACAGGGCGCAGGGTTCCTGGGAGATAATCACGGACACCCCTTTAAAGGCCAGGGCTTCCTTGATCACATCAATGCTTTTCTGCACCTTGAACGGTTTGATGATGGAGACATGTTCCACCCCGACGGCACGGACCAGTTTCTCGATATTGACCCGGCCGTATCCGGACAGGCCGAACCGATCCATGTCCACGCCCGGATGAGGCTGATGTCCGGTCATGGCCGTGATATCATTTTCCAGAATGACCAGCGTAAAATTGTGGTTGTTGAACACGGCATTGACCAGGCCGGTGATCCCGGAATGAAAAAACGTGGAATCTCCGATAAACGACACCACTTTCTGATCCGTGGCCTTGCTGAACCCGCAGGAAGAACTCACGGAAGATCCCATGCAGATGACAAAATCACCCATGCTCAAGGGCGGCAGAAATCCCAGGGTATAGCACCCGATGTCATTGGGACAGATCACATCCATGTCTTTGGCCGCCTGTTTGACCTCGTAAAATGTGGCCCGGTGGGAACATCCGGAACATAAGTTGGGGGGCCGCATGGGGATTTCCGGGATATCTGATGTGTCCACAGACGGTTTCGGCGTATACGGCACATTGAAAAATGCCGCCATTTTTTCCCGGACCATGGCGGGATCATACTCAAA
Above is a window of Desulfotignum balticum DSM 7044 DNA encoding:
- a CDS encoding TatD family hydrolase; the encoded protein is MTSEPILQYADAHCHLHDHRIVKDVPGIVQRAADAGVTHMVSCATMEENFEATATLARQYPAIVPCYGIHPWFLDALTPKWQQVLGDRVVAKSCGIGETGLDFMDKHADRDGQLAVFTWHLTLAQDLERPINIHIRKAWDPFIRLLKKTGPLKTPGLVHSFSGSAEMVKLLIRYNLYISFSGSVTRPGAKKVVNALKAVPGDRILLETDAPDIYPSVPDPDPHGLNEPKNLPAIARIAAARAGVPVVDFVGQAYANARAVFGPIIPAAGVI
- a CDS encoding indolepyruvate oxidoreductase subunit beta, translating into METTRLIIVAVGGQGNLLASKVLGEAALLAGVPVRMSEIHGMAQRGGVVESAMVFGDAESSIISDGEADILLGFEPAETLRAIKRCNKTTQVITNTAPVPPFTVAVGLGTYPDVEEIKQLIQAKTAGLVAIDAMSLAREAGSPMSVNIVLLGALVQTGALGFDRDVVEEAIRRRVKPAFLDVNLKAFDLGFKAAAGV
- the aroQ gene encoding type II 3-dehydroquinate dehydratase, whose product is MSDIFVLNGPNLNMLGKREPEIYGSLTLDQIHGELTKKAQPLGLSLHFFQSNHEGALVDEIHRIYEMSSAGVIINPGGLTHTSVVLRDALAMLTCPVVEVHLSNIYKRESFRHTSLLSDMVTGQITGFGHFGYHMALMALHHHLSK
- the mqnB gene encoding futalosine hydrolase — protein: MAAPVLILCATRLEMAAFLARHPAESMGDTPGNPDVMVSPDRSWHLVISGPGVFNAVWALTACLERFRPQFILHTGIAGVFVGTGLDIGDAAVAVKDTYVHAGVDLSRPGTHAACSRLSPLPFDLIAGQGLTRQGIYTLDLKLAHACKDQLTRSLNCRVGQGPFITVSAVTGSPEKANALSHAYRAVMESMEGAAAAHVAGLYQVPMAEIRAASNRVGDRDKTRWDIRTAAGTVADICETIIRKRPGS
- a CDS encoding TIGR04211 family SH3 domain-containing protein, translated to MIKWMKIFVILCVWGWVSGVGAQEMYVSGITKITMRTGPGVEHKILAMLESGSRLEVMEYQSDWSLVQTENQKQGWVLTRFLTEDKPLTFQVETLKKENKDLADALEKLDTQNQTLAEKNDALADIEKKYRDLKQASADFMELNEKYQALVQLSKEQAQQISMLKENLNNEAMLWFLSGAGVFIVGLILGLSTRKKKRHSLL
- a CDS encoding long-chain-fatty-acid--CoA ligase; this translates as MEKWQTPYWPEGVAHDVTNYHYPLTQVLDRTAQKYPGNVYTIFNGASRTYAQVKDTADRIANFLAANGIKQGDKIAIFLPNIPHFPEVLFGILKAGAVAVNCNPIYTPKELHYQLNDSGSKMVFCMDHPEFYANTQEAIKDTQVQTVIVCNVKSYLPRLKAFIGGLLGKIPKADKIDPGHHMFDDIVAASSPNPPDITVSPEEDTAIMLYTGGTTGVPKGAELTHTNFTYNLEACEEYFRLVHEPGKKAEKMRHGGYHTYLGVLPWYHSFGITSALLFSALSGSRLICIPDPRAGNPPFTGVMEAVQKYKPTFITAVPTIFVAFTNYPHLEKYDISSIMGCLSGGAPLPPEVCRQFEEKTGSIIFEAYGLTETAPAACINPSFKETRKIGSIGFPLPGTDVKILDLEDGTQEVPTGENGELAICGPQVMKGYWNRPDANEEVFVTIDGNRYFLTGDIGFIDKNGYIIITDRKKDMIIVGGFNVYPREVEDVLYTHPKVELAAVVGVPDEKSGEKVKAFIKFKQGETATKEEIDAFCKENMAGYKRPRFIEFKEDIPLSNVGKVLRRVLRDEEINR
- a CDS encoding tRNA threonylcarbamoyladenosine dehydratase, with protein sequence MPDMNQFDRTARLMGTQAVTKLGHARVAVFGLGAVGSFAVEALARAGVGYLRLVDFDRVDMSNINRQLYALHSTLGEKKAEIARVRVHDIYPACDVDICDTFVNEDSLDTLLSPDLDVVVDAIDGLNSKVNLLVAARQMDLCVVSSMGAGGRKDVSQIRTGDISDTQVCPLARVVRRRLHRRGVFTGIRCVYSLEPPVLSPDAKILPEQEAQDPGNSAGHGRQRPPMGTIPWIPGIFGLTLAAEAVQIITG